The genomic DNA GCGCGCGGACCTGGCGGGACTGCGCTCGGCGGTCGAGTCCATTCCGCCCCCGCTGCGCACGGCCCTCACGCAGAACCGCGAGTCCGTGGAGGCCGCCCGCGCCGCCTTTTCCACGCTGCGCGCCACGCTCGCCTCCGAGGTGGTGGCCAACCTGGGCGTGACGCTCAAGTTCAACGACAACGATGGCGATTGAGCGGGCGCGCGCGAGACTCTTCGCGCCGGTGGACCCCGCCTCGCTCGTCGCGTGGCGGGTGCTCTTCGGGCTGCTCATGGCGGTGGCCGTCGCGCGCTTCTTCGCCTACGGGTGGATCGAGGAGCACTACCTCGCGCCCCGGGTGCTCTTCCCCTTCGCGGGCCTGGAGTGGATCCGCCCGTGGCCACGCGAGGGCATGTACGCGCACTTCGTGCTCATGGGCCTGGGCGCGCTGGGCATCGCGTCTGGCGTGGCGTACCGGCCGAGCGCGCTCCTCTTCCTGCTCACCTTCACGTACGCGCACCTGATCGACCGCACGTACTACCTCAATCACTACTACTTCATCTCGCTGGTGGGCCTGGTGATGGTGTGCCTGCCGCTGGGGAGCGTGGGCAAGAGGGAGCATGTGCCCGCGTGGTGGCTATGGCTGCTGCGGGCCCAGGTGGGACTCGTGTACGTCTTTGGCGGCGTGGCCAAGCTCAAGAGCGACTGGCTGCTGCATGCCCAGCCATTGAAGATCTGGCTTGGAGCGAGCACGGACCTGCCAGTGCTGGGACGGTTCTTCGAGTGGCCCTGGGTGCCACACGCGTTCAGCATCGCCGGAGCGCTGTTCGACCTGGGCGTGGTCCCCGCGCTCCTGTGGCGGCGCACGCGCCCGTTCGCCTTCGCGGCCGTGGTTGTCTTCCACGTCATCACCCGGCTGCTGTTTCCCATCGGCATGTTCCCGTGGGTGATGATCTCTGGCGCCCTGCTCTTCTTCCCACCGGACTGGCCCCGGAGGCTCGCGGCGTGGGCACGGAGAAAGCCCCGTCAGGAGCGCGTTCCCGAGGCAGTGCCCGCGAGGCGCGCCTGGACGGGTCCGGCGCTGGCGCTCACGTTCCTGGCGGTGCAGTGCCTGCTGCCCTTGCGCCACCTGCTCTATCCGGGCGACGTGATGTGGACCGAGGAGGGTTTCCGCTTCTCGTGGAACGTGATGTTGATGGAGAAGGACGGGGTGGCGGAGTTCCGAGTGAGCGAGCCCACCACGGGGAAGTGGTGGGTGGTGTCACCGGGCAAGTACCTCTCGCCCTACCAAGTGAAGATGATGGCGACGCAGCCGGACATGCTGCTGACGTTCGCGCACTACCTGGCCCAGGACTTCGCCGAGCGAGGACATCCGGACGTGGAAGTGCGGGTCAACGCCTTCGCGAGCCTCAACGGGCGGCCCCGGCAACGACTGGTGGACCCGGAGGTGAACCTGGCCACGGTGAGCCCGTGGCAGGGCACGAGCACGTGGGTACTGCCCTTCAAGGACGTGGCGCCGCCCTGAGGGGGCATCGGCTTCTCGACTGACTGCTCTGGCCCACTGTGGAAGCACCTTCTGTGCTCACTGCGGAGCGGGTGGGAATGCGAGGTTCATCCTAAACCATTGACCCCGCAGGCAGTTTCGGGCCTGCTATCAAGCATGTATCTGCGACATGCCACCATCAGGGACATCCGTTCCATCAGAGATCTCACGTGGACGATTCCTCATAAGGGTCCGCTCCCAGGCTGGCATGTCATCATCGGAGATAATGGGGCGGGCAAGAGCACGGTCCTTAGGGCGATCGCCCTCGCACTTGTCGGCCCACGAGAAGCCATTGCACTCCGCCAGGACTGGAACGAGTGGCTACGTTGGGATGCTAGTGCAGGTATTATTGGACTCATTCTCAAGCGAAGTTCAGATCATGATCGCTTTGCAGGAACAGGCAGAAAACCTGCAAGCCAGCTCATTGGCATCTCTCTCACATTTGAACGTTCCCAAAGCGACACGAAGCAGGTACAGCTCACTGCGGCTCGTATAGGGAGACCCAATCCTGAGCGTAGCGTCTGGGGTGATGGAGAGGGTTGGTTCTGCGCCTCATATGGTCCCTTCCGCCGCTTCACCGGTGGAGACAAGGACCAAGAAAAGCTTTTCTATTCCAATCCGAAGCTCGCACGGCACCTATCAGTATTCGGAGAGTCCGTGGCGCTCTCCGAATGCATTGAATGGCTCAAGCTGCTCCAATTCAAGAAACTGGAGAATGACGAAGAAGGAGCGTTACTTGAGCCTCTCAAGAACTTCATCAACCAACCCGAGTTCCTGCCGCATGAGGCTCGGCTCGAATCGATCTCCTCCAAGGGCGTCCGCTTCGTCGACGGGAATGGATGTGAGGTTCCTGTCGAGAACTTGAGCGACGGCTATCGCTCCATCCTGAGCATGACCTTCGAGCTGATCCGCCAACTGGCCAAGACGTACGGTCCGCAGAGGCTCTTCGCTCCAAACGATCCGACGAAGGTCATTGTGCCTGGCGTCGTGCTCATCGATGAAATCGATGCACACCTGCATCCCACATGGCAGCGCCGCGTGGGGCTTTGGTTCCGCGATCATTTTCCCAACATCCAGTTCATCGTCACAACACACAGCCCTCTCATCTGCCAAGCCGCGACCATCGGTAGCATCTTCCGTCTGCCCAAGCCTGGGAGTGAAGAACAAGCAGGAATGGTGACCGGCATCGCCCGGGATCGTCTGCTCTACGGAAACGTCCTGGACGCCTACAGCACCGGAGCCTTCGGCGACGTCCCCACTCGTTCGCCAGAGTCACTGGAAAAGCTCGAACGGTTGGCCATCCTCAACCAGAAGGAACTCGCCGAAGGGCTCTCCGACACCGAGCGAGCGGAGCAGCAGCAGTTGCGCGCCCAGCTTCCAACGGCCGCGAGCGCGCTTCCCTCCGCGGACACGGAGGTCTCAGGGCAGTGATCCAACTCCCAGATATCTCTCTACCCCCAGAGGCGGAGACTCAGCTCCTACAATATCAGAACGAAATCAATGCACTCCCTGATTATGCGGCCCGCGTCGAGCAAGCCCGGTTGCGATTCAGCGCACTGAACAAGAAGGGCAATCCAACGTTCGATAGCGTCAAGGCGAAACTCTCCAGCATGTGCACGGGTGCACGCCGCTGCGCCTATTGCGAGGACTCGGTCGCCGATGAGGTAGAACACATCCGTCCCAAGACGCTCTACCCCGAGTTCGTCTTCGCATGGATGAATTATCTCTATGCATGTGGTCCTTGCAATGTGCCCAAGAACAACAACTTCGCTGTCTTCGCGAACGGAACGGGAGTCCTGACCCAAGTCGCCCGTCGTCGAAAAGACCCTGTGGCGCCTCCTGTTCCAGGCAATCCCGTGCTGCTCGATCCGCGAGTCGAAGACCCAACCGAGTACATGGCCTTGGACCTGCGCGATACCTTCTGGTTTGTCGCGCGCGCGAAGAGCGACACGATTGAGCACAAGCGCGCGGACTACACCATCCGCACCCTCCAACTGAACATCCGTGATTATCTTCCCCGGGCAAGACGCTCCGCATACCTCGACTACCGCGCGCACCTCTCGCACTACGTCCAGGTCCGCAACCAAGCACAGGGCGAAGAACACCTCCTCCGGTTGGCCCAGGAGATCCAGACACGCCAACACCCTTCGGTGTGGAGGGAGATGAAGCGCCAGCACTCACAAATCGAGGAACTGCGGAAGCTCTTTGAAGCGGCGCCGGAAGCACTGGGTTGGTAGTTCCCACGGCGAAGCGCGTCGCGAGGAATCAAAAAGCCCCAAGGCGATGACAACCGCCATACCGGCCAAAAAACCTACATGGGCGAAGGACTGGAGTAGATGCCCGAGAACGCTCAGGGGCCCAAGAGGCCTACGGGAACGTTACTCCGTTGAGGCTCACGCCTCCGGCTCCGGCCTCGCCCGCCCACAACTTGA from Melittangium boletus DSM 14713 includes the following:
- a CDS encoding HTTM domain-containing protein; the protein is MAIERARARLFAPVDPASLVAWRVLFGLLMAVAVARFFAYGWIEEHYLAPRVLFPFAGLEWIRPWPREGMYAHFVLMGLGALGIASGVAYRPSALLFLLTFTYAHLIDRTYYLNHYYFISLVGLVMVCLPLGSVGKREHVPAWWLWLLRAQVGLVYVFGGVAKLKSDWLLHAQPLKIWLGASTDLPVLGRFFEWPWVPHAFSIAGALFDLGVVPALLWRRTRPFAFAAVVVFHVITRLLFPIGMFPWVMISGALLFFPPDWPRRLAAWARRKPRQERVPEAVPARRAWTGPALALTFLAVQCLLPLRHLLYPGDVMWTEEGFRFSWNVMLMEKDGVAEFRVSEPTTGKWWVVSPGKYLSPYQVKMMATQPDMLLTFAHYLAQDFAERGHPDVEVRVNAFASLNGRPRQRLVDPEVNLATVSPWQGTSTWVLPFKDVAPP
- a CDS encoding AAA family ATPase, which codes for MYLRHATIRDIRSIRDLTWTIPHKGPLPGWHVIIGDNGAGKSTVLRAIALALVGPREAIALRQDWNEWLRWDASAGIIGLILKRSSDHDRFAGTGRKPASQLIGISLTFERSQSDTKQVQLTAARIGRPNPERSVWGDGEGWFCASYGPFRRFTGGDKDQEKLFYSNPKLARHLSVFGESVALSECIEWLKLLQFKKLENDEEGALLEPLKNFINQPEFLPHEARLESISSKGVRFVDGNGCEVPVENLSDGYRSILSMTFELIRQLAKTYGPQRLFAPNDPTKVIVPGVVLIDEIDAHLHPTWQRRVGLWFRDHFPNIQFIVTTHSPLICQAATIGSIFRLPKPGSEEQAGMVTGIARDRLLYGNVLDAYSTGAFGDVPTRSPESLEKLERLAILNQKELAEGLSDTERAEQQQLRAQLPTAASALPSADTEVSGQ